A genome region from Ficedula albicollis isolate OC2 chromosome 23, FicAlb1.5, whole genome shotgun sequence includes the following:
- the LDLRAP1 gene encoding low density lipoprotein receptor adapter protein 1: MAPWRAATRGHPAPPEATTKLVPVAGSGHCPGGSWRVPAFFWGSWEAFWDLVLLPWGLQGRLPGELLWLRCCCLPSEPWGLFLALALSPGSCPVSPELPENWTDTRETLLEGMLFTLKYLGMTLVEQPKGEELSAAAVKRIVATAKASGKKLQKVTLMVSPRGIVLRDSSTNELIENISIYRISYCTADKSHDKVFAYIAQNQLNESLECHAFLCSKRKMAQAVTLTVAQAFRIAFEFWQAAKEEKEKRERSILAAGGTSSPGSDSPAHPVPGETAGMGRGMSLSRDGDSLREMDDGLDEAFSRLAQSRTNPQVLDTGLTAQDMQSAQTLSPVDWNQVEPSRAERDELFMF; encoded by the exons ATGGCCCCGTGGCGAGCGGCCACGCGGGGCCACCCCGCCCCCCCCGAGGCGACAACAAAACTTGTGCCTGTGGCTG GGTCAGGTCACTGCCCTGGGGGCTCCTGGAGGGTCCCTGCCTTTTTCTGGGGCTCGTGGGAAGCGTTTTGGGATTTGGTTTTGCTGCcttgggggctgcaggggaggctcccaggtgagctcctgtggctcaggtgctgctgcctcccctctgagccctgggggctgttcctggctctggctctgAGTCCAGgatcctgccctgtgtccccagagctgcctgagaACTGGACAGACACGAGGGAGACGCTGCTGGAGGGGATGCTCTTCACCCTCAAGTACCTGGGCATGACCCTGGTGGAGCAGCCCAAGGGAgaggagctctctgcagctgctgtcaaGAGGATCGTGGCCACT GCAAAAGCAAGTGGCAAGAAGCTGCAGAAGGTGACCCTGATGGTGTCCCCGCGGGGGATCGTgctgagggacagcagcaccaacGAGCTCATCGAGAACATCTCCATCTACAG GATCTCCTACTGCACAGCAGACAAGAGCCATGACAAAGTCTTTGCCTACATTGCCCAGAACCAGCTGAACGAGAGCCTGGAGTGCCACGCCTTCCTGTGCTCCAAGAGGAAAATG gctcaggctgTCACCCTGACCGTGGCTCAGGCTTTCAGGATTGCCTTTGAGTTCTGGCAGGCAGCAAAGGAAG agaaggagaagagggaaagatccatcctggcagcaggagggacgagcagccctggctcagaCAGTCCTGCTCACCCTGTCCCAGGTGAgacagctgggatgggcagggggatgtccctgagcagggatggggacagcctgagg GAAATGGATGATGGTCTCGACGAGGCGTTTTCAAG GCTGGCCCAGTCCAGGACAAACCCCCAGGTGCTGGACACGGGGCTGACAGCTCAGGACATGCAGAGTGCACAGACTCTGTCCCCTGTGGACTGGAACCAGgtggagcccagcagggcagagagggacGAGCTCTTCATGTTCTGA